Proteins found in one Patescibacteria group bacterium genomic segment:
- the rpoB gene encoding DNA-directed RNA polymerase subunit beta: MPTAKIKRLNWGHEYKNLPPLNLLETQRESYQWFIKEGIKEALEEISPIDDFTGKNWQLAFGDYYFGKPRVTPSEALRKGLTYDIPLRVEATLINKKNDRKVTREVFLGDIPQMTERATFIVNGIERGVINQIIRAPGAFFFGEIDRVSGRMLYNAEIRPLRGSWLEFKINRNDVISCRLDRRRKFPITVLLRAFGLVSDEEIIDTFKDLIKESNDYILATLEKDSTKTKEEALIEIYQKMRPGEPAVLDNAREMFENMFFDSRRYNLGKVGRYKINRRLDLKVANEKKNWILRQEDVIASIRYLIKLQNGEGRVDDIDHLSNRRVRRVGEIVTDTVFRVGLLRLERSIKEKMSLISTEEKASPVQLVNARPVVALLNEFFRSSQLSAILDQVNPLSEIDNLRRLSVTGPGGITRERASFSIRDINASQYGRICPVRSPEGPNIGLVTYMALYTRVNEYGFLEAPYRKVIRKKILGKDRVKITDEIVYLQADDEQEHYITHCGVHTDKNSYIIDSWVPVRYQGEFLETPVEKVEYIDVVPRQIVGTSASLIPFLSHDMANRALMGTNMQCQAIPLVKPEMPIIGTGMESVVPEQMGWVIRARHDGKVIYVDSEEIILKINGKKNDLQDTEYIKIKGREEIYYLTKFKRTSPSSTCYSQHPLVLTGDLVKKGDLLIDGPACDQGELALGTNLVITYASFEGLGYEDAIVVSDRVVRDDALTSITIEEYEASVVETKLGPEELTRDIPNVGESDLANLAEDGIVVVGSEVGTHDILVGKIAPKGETELTAEERLLRAIFGEKAREVRDTSLRVPHGERGTVIDVQILDRIKGDELEPGTLKKVIVKVAQMRRLTAGDKIAGRHGNKGVISKIVPEADMPYLADGTPVDIIISPLSVLTRMNLGQLLETHLGWAAKKDGYKVDLPVFEKLSEEEIVQALKKAGLPVDGKVTLYDGRTGETFEKKSVVGISYILKLAHMVEDKSHARSTGPYSLVTQQPLGGKAQMGGQRLGEMEVWALEAHRAANTLQEMLTIKSDDVVGRAKSFEAIVKGTEIPESTVPESFKVLVKELNSLSLKIEPTGVIEEKEKEETEEELKEEEEARGEAEELAQASGATIVKEKEVE; the protein is encoded by the coding sequence ATGCCCACCGCTAAAATAAAGCGCCTAAACTGGGGACATGAATATAAAAATCTGCCACCATTAAATCTCCTGGAAACTCAGAGAGAGTCGTACCAATGGTTCATTAAAGAGGGGATTAAGGAGGCATTGGAAGAAATTTCTCCAATTGATGACTTTACCGGTAAAAATTGGCAATTGGCTTTCGGTGATTATTATTTTGGTAAACCTCGAGTAACTCCTTCTGAAGCTCTTAGGAAAGGTTTGACTTATGATATCCCTCTAAGAGTCGAAGCCACTCTGATTAACAAAAAGAATGACCGGAAGGTAACTCGAGAAGTTTTCTTGGGTGATATTCCCCAGATGACCGAAAGGGCGACTTTTATTGTTAACGGGATCGAGAGAGGGGTTATCAACCAGATTATACGCGCTCCGGGCGCGTTTTTCTTTGGTGAAATAGACCGGGTCAGCGGCCGAATGCTTTATAATGCGGAAATTCGTCCCTTACGAGGTTCTTGGCTGGAGTTTAAGATTAATCGCAACGACGTTATCAGTTGTCGTTTGGACCGAAGGCGAAAATTTCCTATCACAGTTCTTTTGCGGGCTTTTGGTTTAGTTAGTGATGAAGAAATTATTGATACTTTTAAGGATTTAATTAAGGAAAGTAACGATTATATTCTTGCCACTTTAGAAAAAGATTCAACTAAAACCAAAGAAGAAGCTTTAATCGAGATTTATCAAAAAATGCGACCGGGTGAGCCTGCGGTTTTGGATAACGCCCGAGAGATGTTTGAGAATATGTTTTTTGACAGTCGGCGCTATAACTTAGGTAAGGTTGGTCGTTACAAAATCAATAGGCGTTTGGATTTAAAAGTCGCCAATGAAAAAAAGAACTGGATTCTTCGTCAAGAAGACGTTATCGCCTCCATTCGTTACTTGATTAAACTCCAAAATGGTGAAGGGAGAGTTGATGATATTGATCACTTGTCTAATCGCCGGGTTCGCCGGGTAGGCGAGATTGTTACTGATACTGTTTTTCGGGTTGGCCTTCTTCGTTTAGAGCGTTCTATTAAAGAAAAAATGAGTTTGATTTCAACTGAGGAGAAGGCAAGTCCAGTTCAATTGGTTAATGCCCGGCCAGTCGTGGCTTTACTTAATGAGTTTTTCCGTTCCAGTCAACTTTCCGCAATTCTAGATCAGGTTAATCCCCTTTCCGAAATTGATAATTTGCGGCGACTTTCAGTTACTGGACCGGGAGGTATTACTCGAGAAAGAGCCAGTTTCTCGATTCGCGATATCAACGCTTCTCAATATGGCCGAATTTGTCCGGTTCGTTCTCCTGAAGGACCTAATATTGGTTTGGTGACTTATATGGCTCTTTATACTCGAGTGAACGAATATGGTTTTCTTGAAGCCCCTTATCGGAAGGTGATTAGAAAGAAGATTCTGGGGAAAGACCGAGTGAAAATTACCGATGAAATTGTTTATCTCCAAGCTGATGATGAACAGGAACATTATATTACTCATTGCGGTGTTCATACCGATAAGAATAGTTATATCATTGATAGTTGGGTACCGGTTCGTTATCAGGGCGAATTCCTTGAAACACCGGTGGAAAAAGTGGAATATATTGATGTTGTTCCCCGACAAATCGTGGGTACTTCCGCTTCTTTGATTCCTTTCTTATCCCATGATATGGCCAATCGAGCTTTAATGGGAACCAATATGCAATGTCAGGCAATTCCTTTAGTCAAGCCAGAGATGCCAATAATTGGTACAGGCATGGAGTCGGTTGTTCCCGAACAGATGGGTTGGGTTATTAGAGCTCGGCATGATGGTAAAGTCATTTATGTTGACAGCGAAGAGATTATCTTAAAAATTAATGGTAAGAAGAATGATCTTCAGGATACGGAATATATTAAAATCAAAGGTAGGGAAGAGATTTATTATCTAACTAAGTTTAAACGAACTAGTCCCAGTAGCACTTGTTACTCTCAGCACCCCTTAGTTTTGACTGGAGATTTAGTTAAAAAAGGTGATTTATTGATTGATGGACCGGCTTGTGATCAAGGTGAACTGGCTTTAGGAACAAACTTGGTGATTACTTATGCTTCTTTTGAGGGTCTAGGCTATGAAGATGCTATTGTTGTTTCTGATCGAGTTGTTAGAGACGATGCTTTGACTTCAATTACGATTGAGGAATATGAAGCCTCGGTGGTGGAAACAAAACTTGGTCCTGAAGAACTCACTCGGGATATTCCCAATGTCGGTGAGTCTGACCTGGCTAATCTGGCTGAGGATGGTATTGTAGTGGTTGGCAGCGAGGTTGGCACCCACGATATTTTAGTGGGTAAGATTGCTCCTAAAGGGGAAACAGAATTGACGGCTGAAGAAAGGCTACTAAGGGCGATTTTTGGTGAAAAAGCAAGAGAAGTTCGTGATACCTCTCTACGGGTGCCTCACGGAGAAAGAGGAACCGTCATTGATGTTCAGATATTGGATCGGATCAAGGGTGATGAACTCGAACCAGGGACTCTTAAGAAAGTAATTGTCAAAGTGGCCCAAATGCGACGATTAACTGCGGGTGATAAAATTGCTGGTCGTCATGGTAATAAAGGAGTTATTTCTAAGATTGTTCCCGAAGCTGACATGCCCTATCTGGCGGACGGTACACCTGTGGATATCATCATTTCTCCCCTCTCGGTTTTGACGAGAATGAATCTAGGTCAATTATTAGAAACTCACTTAGGCTGGGCAGCCAAGAAAGATGGCTATAAAGTTGATTTACCTGTTTTTGAGAAACTTAGTGAAGAAGAAATCGTTCAAGCTTTGAAGAAGGCAGGTTTACCGGTTGACGGTAAAGTCACTCTTTACGACGGACGAACAGGTGAAACCTTTGAGAAGAAAAGTGTAGTTGGAATTAGCTATATTCTCAAGCTGGCTCACATGGTTGAAGATAAAAGTCACGCCCGTTCAACTGGTCCCTATTCCTTAGTCACCCAACAGCCATTAGGAGGTAAAGCCCAAATGGGTGGTCAACGTTTGGGAGAGATGGAAGTTTGGGCACTCGAAGCCCATCGAGCGGCTAATACCCTTCAGGAAATGTTAACGATTAAGAGTGATGATGTTGTTGGTCGGGCAAAAAGCTTTGAAGCGATTGTTAAGGGAACAGAAATTCCGGAATCAACTGTCCCTGAATCTTTTAAAGTTTTGGTTAAGGAATTAAATAGTCTTAGCTTAAAAATTGAACCTACTGGCGTGATTGAAGAAAAAGAAAAAGAGGAAACAGAAGAAGAGTTGAAGGAAGAAGAAGAAGCGAGAGGGGAAGCAGAGGAATTAGCCCAAGCGTCAGGCGCAACTATTGTTAAAGAAAAGGAGGTAGAGTGA
- a CDS encoding sortase, which translates to MTVPYRYLKSAPLGERLAYQRKTAFIWRGLSLLILTTGLILISNAVLPILYYELTNSRFTQKLVSPVSSQGVILGEDANINYANPKTWFPAVPILPPQPSRITHYSLYIPKLKINQAAVQIGGEDLMVSLVQYPGTALPGQYGNTVIFGHSVLPQFFNPKNYKTIFSTLPKLEKGDEILVDFDGIKYRYLVRKLVETEPGDITVLEQNYDSQWLSLITCVPPGTYLRRLVIRAQLVAI; encoded by the coding sequence ATGACCGTTCCTTACCGCTATTTAAAATCTGCCCCTCTTGGAGAACGATTAGCCTATCAGAGAAAAACGGCTTTTATCTGGCGGGGTTTGTCTCTTTTGATCTTAACAACTGGTTTGATTTTAATCAGCAATGCTGTTTTGCCTATTCTTTATTATGAGTTGACTAATAGTCGTTTTACCCAAAAACTAGTCAGTCCAGTTTCTTCCCAGGGTGTTATTTTAGGCGAAGATGCCAACATTAATTACGCTAATCCTAAAACTTGGTTTCCGGCGGTCCCAATCTTACCGCCTCAACCAAGCAGGATTACCCATTACAGTCTTTATATTCCAAAGTTGAAGATTAACCAGGCTGCGGTTCAAATTGGCGGGGAGGATTTGATGGTTAGTTTAGTTCAGTATCCGGGAACCGCTTTACCAGGTCAATATGGTAACACCGTTATCTTTGGTCATTCGGTCTTACCCCAGTTTTTTAACCCTAAAAACTATAAAACAATTTTTTCTACTCTGCCTAAACTTGAAAAGGGAGATGAGATTCTGGTTGACTTTGACGGTATCAAATACCGTTATCTAGTCAGAAAGCTGGTTGAAACAGAACCTGGAGATATTACTGTTTTAGAACAGAATTATGATAGTCAATGGCTTTCTCTAATTACTTGCGTTCCTCCAGGTACTTATTTAAGAAGGCTAGTTATTCGGGCTCAACTGGTAGCAATATGA
- the mltG gene encoding endolytic transglycosylase MltG, translated as MIRKPKNIVVPFLKKFSLVFFFLIAAVIGGFFWWRWAVSPVQSPPGQSQIFVIHKGEGLSLIAQRLEDEGLVKSASAFKVLVLVKNLSGKIQAGDFRINPSWTAEEVVYLLTHGSLDLWLTFPEGWRREEFGRRLASNLEDFSYPQFLQLTDDLEGYLFPDTYLIPKDASSSAVLEILTNNSEKKYSLELELAAKKAGLTQVEVITLASIVERESKGGKDSPIIAGILLKRWREGWPLQADATVQYALANQRNSMGKDWQEVDWWPAKLTKDDLKINSPYNTYQYKGLPLGPICNPGLASIEAVIYPQETDYWFYLSDSQGKIYYAKTAEEHSENIEKYLR; from the coding sequence ATGATCCGAAAACCAAAAAATATCGTCGTGCCCTTTTTGAAGAAGTTTAGTCTTGTCTTTTTCTTCCTGATTGCCGCTGTTATTGGCGGCTTTTTTTGGTGGCGCTGGGCAGTTTCTCCAGTTCAATCACCTCCAGGCCAAAGCCAGATTTTTGTTATTCACAAAGGCGAAGGTTTATCTCTGATTGCTCAGCGATTAGAAGATGAAGGTCTTGTTAAAAGCGCTTCGGCTTTTAAGGTTCTCGTCCTGGTTAAAAATTTATCAGGCAAGATTCAGGCTGGCGATTTTCGGATTAATCCTTCTTGGACAGCTGAAGAGGTGGTTTATCTTTTGACTCACGGCAGTCTAGATCTTTGGTTAACTTTTCCTGAGGGTTGGCGTCGGGAAGAGTTCGGCCGGCGCCTGGCCAGTAATCTGGAAGATTTTAGTTATCCACAATTTCTTCAACTGACAGATGATCTTGAGGGTTATCTTTTTCCTGATACCTATCTTATTCCTAAAGATGCCAGTTCTTCAGCTGTCTTAGAGATTTTAACTAATAACTCTGAAAAAAAATATTCTTTGGAATTAGAACTTGCCGCTAAAAAAGCGGGTTTAACTCAGGTAGAAGTAATTACTTTGGCGTCGATTGTCGAAAGAGAATCAAAGGGAGGTAAAGACAGTCCGATTATCGCTGGAATCCTACTTAAACGCTGGCGAGAGGGCTGGCCGCTTCAAGCCGATGCGACGGTTCAATATGCTCTTGCTAATCAAAGAAATTCAATGGGTAAGGACTGGCAAGAAGTTGATTGGTGGCCAGCAAAGTTAACTAAAGATGATTTGAAAATTAATTCCCCTTATAACACTTATCAATATAAAGGTTTACCGTTAGGACCAATTTGCAATCCGGGTCTAGCTTCAATCGAAGCCGTGATTTATCCACAAGAAACTGATTATTGGTTTTACCTTTCTGATAGTCAGGGAAAAATTTATTACGCTAAAACAGCCGAGGAACATAGCGAGAATATAGAAAAATATTTGAGGTGA
- a CDS encoding helix-turn-helix domain-containing protein — protein sequence MKTAGQILREKRKKKGLSLDEIAQEIKIRKQYLIALEKDRYQFFPSITTNRGFIRNYAQYLGLEPDRVLAVFRRDYQRTQEQKLVLPSGESLNKQFRWSPRKTLISLVALFIIIFLTYLGYQYHSLLGKPRLEVYSPIDNEKIVNEEVLIEGGTDPDNSVTINGRLTQLDEEGKFSYRLRLTSGENKIVIEATNRIGRKTKQTRTIYYSKTN from the coding sequence ATGAAAACGGCCGGCCAAATTCTTAGAGAAAAAAGAAAGAAAAAGGGGCTTAGTCTTGATGAAATTGCCCAGGAAATTAAAATTCGGAAGCAATATTTAATTGCTTTAGAAAAAGATAGATATCAATTCTTCCCTTCGATCACTACCAACCGAGGTTTTATTCGGAATTACGCCCAGTATTTGGGTCTTGAACCTGATCGAGTGTTGGCTGTTTTTAGGCGAGATTACCAGCGGACACAAGAGCAAAAACTGGTTTTGCCTTCTGGAGAAAGTCTCAACAAACAATTTCGTTGGAGTCCAAGAAAGACTTTGATTTCCCTTGTCGCTTTGTTTATTATCATTTTCTTAACTTACTTGGGTTATCAATACCACAGTTTATTGGGAAAGCCAAGATTAGAAGTTTATTCGCCAATCGATAATGAAAAAATTGTTAATGAAGAAGTTTTAATTGAAGGAGGAACTGATCCAGATAATTCCGTGACCATTAATGGTCGCTTGACTCAACTTGATGAAGAAGGAAAATTTAGCTATCGTTTAAGGTTGACGAGTGGGGAAAATAAGATTGTTATCGAAGCGACTAATCGAATAGGCAGAAAAACGAAACAAACAAGAACGATTTATTATTCCAAAACGAATTGA
- the ruvX gene encoding Holliday junction resolvase RuvX: protein MRILGVDFGIVKIGLAITDNSLAQPLVVIKNHRETLSKIIQIIEQEGIEEIVIGVSEGKIGQKAQEYGQRLKEATGLEVFFQDETLTTKEAIAKMIEVGKKKKYRQEKEDAFAAAIILQAYLDKQNV from the coding sequence ATGAGAATTCTAGGAGTCGATTTTGGAATAGTAAAGATTGGCCTCGCGATCACTGATAATAGTTTGGCTCAGCCCTTAGTAGTGATTAAGAATCATCGAGAAACATTAAGCAAGATTATTCAAATAATTGAGCAGGAGGGAATAGAAGAGATTGTCATTGGTGTTAGCGAAGGCAAAATTGGTCAGAAGGCACAAGAGTATGGTCAAAGATTAAAAGAAGCCACGGGCTTGGAAGTTTTTTTCCAAGACGAAACCTTGACCACTAAAGAGGCAATTGCTAAAATGATAGAGGTAGGCAAAAAAAAGAAATATCGTCAAGAAAAGGAAGATGCTTTTGCCGCAGCGATTATTTTGCAAGCTTATTTAGATAAACAAAATGTTTAA
- a CDS encoding alanine--tRNA ligase-related protein — protein sequence MTAQELKKKYLDFFIKKGHKKLPNVSLVSVPEFGGSSDDLFINSGMHPLVPYLLGKTHHLGKRLVSNQRCLRTEDIKKIGNAMHLTFFEMLGNWSLGDYWKEEAIKWSWEFLTKVLNLEPKRISVTCFAGDKNTPRDEEAAGIWQKIGIPEERIYFLGKEDNWWKVGDSGPCGPDTEMFYDTGKKKCGPQCRPDDNCGKYFEVWNDVFMEFNRLPSGRLEKLKQRNIDTGMGVERITAMLQGKDDVYQTELFEPIIQTIEKISKKKYQGENEKPMRIIADHLRAATFAIGDGVIPYGKGRGNIIHLLIKDARFEGKKLGIEDEFTVEIVKTVINNYQEEYEYLKDKKKKIEKEYKEKVEKLIEKDKDLEKPSERKKIENPAKRLKKGDKPAEVFKAEVLPKLKGLIKNKKDYDSFLPYVSSPSGVAGTIVFTQKSVFGRPIEGTTNILKKYIRPFDENKSNASFQELQKKHQEVSKISAEKKFAGGLVDHSETVTKYHTVTHLLHQALRDVLGKHVQQVGSNITPERLRFDFSHPEKLTDEQIKKVEAIINAKIKANLPVKAETISLEEAKKKEALAFFGEKYGDQVKVYSIGNYSQEVCGGPHVKSTREIGRVKIIKEKAVGAGRRRIYIQLAHGS from the coding sequence ATGACCGCTCAAGAATTAAAGAAAAAATATCTTGATTTTTTTATTAAAAAAGGGCATAAAAAACTACCCAATGTTTCTTTAGTTTCAGTGCCAGAGTTTGGTGGCAGTTCTGATGATTTGTTTATTAATTCTGGCATGCATCCTTTAGTTCCTTATCTTTTGGGTAAAACTCATCATTTAGGTAAGCGCCTCGTTAGTAATCAACGCTGTTTACGAACTGAAGATATTAAAAAGATAGGCAATGCAATGCACTTGACTTTTTTTGAAATGCTTGGCAATTGGTCTTTAGGTGATTATTGGAAAGAAGAGGCCATTAAGTGGTCTTGGGAATTTTTAACAAAGGTATTAAATCTTGAACCAAAGCGAATTTCGGTCACCTGTTTTGCTGGTGATAAAAATACACCTCGAGATGAAGAAGCGGCTGGTATTTGGCAAAAGATAGGTATTCCTGAAGAGAGAATTTACTTTCTTGGCAAAGAAGATAATTGGTGGAAGGTAGGTGATTCGGGCCCTTGTGGTCCAGATACAGAGATGTTTTACGATACTGGTAAGAAAAAATGTGGTCCTCAATGTCGGCCCGACGATAATTGTGGTAAATATTTTGAGGTTTGGAATGATGTTTTTATGGAATTTAATCGCCTACCTAGTGGCAGATTAGAAAAGCTAAAACAAAGAAACATTGATACTGGCATGGGGGTAGAAAGGATAACGGCCATGCTTCAGGGAAAAGACGATGTTTATCAAACAGAATTATTTGAACCAATTATTCAGACAATTGAAAAAATTTCCAAGAAGAAGTACCAAGGAGAAAACGAAAAGCCAATGCGAATTATTGCTGATCATCTAAGAGCAGCGACTTTTGCGATTGGTGATGGGGTAATTCCTTATGGGAAAGGGCGAGGCAATATTATCCATCTCTTGATTAAGGATGCGAGGTTCGAAGGAAAAAAATTAGGTATTGAGGACGAATTCACAGTCGAAATAGTAAAAACAGTAATAAATAATTATCAAGAGGAGTATGAATATCTTAAAGATAAAAAGAAAAAAATTGAAAAAGAGTATAAAGAAAAAGTAGAAAAGCTTATTGAAAAAGATAAAGACTTAGAAAAACCTTCAGAAAGAAAAAAAATAGAAAATCCAGCTAAAAGATTGAAAAAAGGGGATAAACCGGCAGAGGTTTTTAAGGCAGAGGTTTTGCCTAAATTAAAGGGATTGATTAAGAATAAAAAAGATTATGATTCTTTTTTGCCTTATGTTTCTTCACCTTCAGGAGTAGCTGGTACTATAGTTTTTACTCAAAAGAGTGTATTTGGCAGGCCAATTGAAGGTACTACAAATATACTTAAAAAATATATTCGTCCTTTCGACGAAAATAAATCTAATGCGTCTTTTCAAGAACTTCAAAAAAAGCATCAAGAAGTTTCAAAAATAAGCGCAGAAAAGAAATTTGCTGGTGGGTTAGTTGATCATTCAGAAACTGTTACCAAATACCACACCGTTACTCACTTACTTCATCAGGCCCTTCGAGATGTTCTTGGTAAACATGTTCAGCAAGTAGGCAGTAATATTACTCCGGAAAGATTGCGTTTTGATTTTAGTCATCCAGAAAAACTAACTGATGAACAAATAAAGAAAGTTGAAGCAATTATTAATGCCAAAATTAAAGCTAATTTACCAGTTAAGGCAGAGACAATCTCTTTAGAAGAAGCCAAGAAAAAAGAGGCTTTAGCTTTTTTTGGTGAGAAGTATGGCGATCAAGTTAAAGTTTATTCGATTGGAAATTATTCCCAAGAGGTTTGCGGTGGTCCTCATGTCAAGTCGACGAGAGAGATTGGTCGTGTTAAGATAATAAAGGAGAAAGCAGTTGGTGCCGGTCGGCGCCGAATATACATTCAACTTGCCCATGGAAGTTAA
- a CDS encoding baseplate J/gp47 family protein: MEVKTILSKIRQKEGQPSEYYFALEIGLEFVKSAVFSIVDNQIKVLSLGNTERWQAEEELIEAIDASLSSAAEKLPVEGEVQEPDKVVFGLPFSWVDGEKIVEDKLKLLKKVSEKLDLKPAGFVVIIEAIIHHLKTTEGIPPTAVLVHLGLKKVDIGLVRIGRIFGPQLVDKSDNLADDLIEGLSRFETHEPLPARILIYNGEENLEEARQQLTTYPWLEKKKEGVEFLHLPKVEILPLDFDIQAIALAGGKEVVKAAGFVLEEEPGEEEKKKEAEAEEGVKEEKETEAVEEEAKEGIEKPGFIPAEDLGFVKGGDIAMESPPSPLEESLEEPEVLEKPEELESVEKPSLMGEPEMKTKQPVFARADFFSKITSFLGGFSGLKKFNLAFFKELMPASFRGSPILIIVLALFLILAGSAFAGYWYLPQAKITLYLEPEILEKDFTVELDPTIGSPDKENFILPAQQVGEEVEGTESRTTTGTKDIGDPAKGEVTIYNGTSNEKKFDANTVISSTADLEFTLDDDVTVASQSSAADPPGKAVVKVTAVEIGTEANLASGTEFTIANYAKSDYVAKNESAFSGGMSRQIQAVSKEDQEVLLADLEAKLEKEAREKLISQLSPEDKLVEESISTKVVSSDYSHDVGEEIDNLELSLKVQAKALIYTEKELQELVEDSVLESVTEGFEYLPEETEFSFDLGEIDEEGKAIVEAHLKARLIPQQDLEQIRENLAGKYLLIGESYLNNLSKVAGFEVEITPKLPGRLGTFPRIAKRIEIITEIQ; this comes from the coding sequence ATGGAAGTTAAAACTATTTTAAGTAAGATTCGTCAAAAAGAAGGCCAACCTTCTGAATATTATTTTGCTTTAGAGATCGGCTTAGAATTTGTCAAAAGTGCCGTCTTCTCGATTGTCGATAATCAGATTAAAGTTCTTTCTCTGGGTAATACCGAGAGGTGGCAGGCTGAAGAGGAATTGATTGAGGCTATTGACGCTAGTTTATCTTCGGCAGCTGAGAAATTACCAGTAGAAGGAGAAGTTCAGGAACCAGATAAGGTTGTTTTTGGTTTGCCTTTTAGTTGGGTTGATGGGGAAAAGATTGTTGAAGATAAATTAAAACTTCTTAAGAAAGTTTCCGAGAAGCTTGATCTTAAACCAGCTGGTTTTGTGGTGATTATTGAGGCAATTATTCATCATTTAAAAACCACTGAAGGTATTCCGCCGACAGCCGTTTTGGTTCACCTTGGTCTTAAGAAAGTGGATATTGGTTTAGTGAGAATTGGCAGAATTTTTGGCCCCCAGCTAGTTGATAAAAGCGATAATTTAGCTGATGATTTAATTGAAGGTCTGTCTCGATTTGAAACTCACGAACCGTTGCCTGCCCGAATTTTAATCTATAATGGCGAGGAAAATCTAGAAGAAGCGAGACAACAATTAACTACTTATCCCTGGCTGGAGAAAAAGAAAGAAGGAGTTGAATTTCTTCATCTACCTAAGGTTGAGATTCTCCCTCTTGATTTTGATATTCAGGCAATTGCTTTAGCAGGTGGTAAAGAAGTGGTCAAAGCGGCTGGTTTTGTGCTTGAAGAGGAACCAGGAGAAGAAGAGAAAAAGAAAGAAGCAGAAGCCGAAGAGGGAGTTAAAGAGGAAAAAGAAACAGAGGCAGTTGAAGAAGAAGCTAAGGAAGGAATTGAAAAACCAGGTTTTATTCCGGCTGAGGATTTAGGTTTTGTTAAAGGTGGTGATATCGCTATGGAGTCACCACCATCTCCACTAGAAGAGTCATTAGAGGAACCAGAGGTATTAGAAAAACCAGAAGAATTAGAGTCAGTTGAAAAACCATCTCTTATGGGAGAGCCAGAGATGAAGACAAAACAGCCTGTTTTTGCCAGAGCAGACTTTTTTTCTAAGATAACTTCTTTTCTCGGTGGTTTTTCGGGATTGAAGAAGTTTAATTTAGCTTTCTTTAAAGAGCTGATGCCTGCCTCTTTTCGGGGCTCGCCAATCCTAATTATTGTTCTTGCTCTTTTCCTTATTCTGGCTGGAAGTGCCTTTGCCGGCTATTGGTATTTACCCCAAGCCAAAATAACTCTCTATTTAGAACCAGAAATTTTAGAAAAAGACTTTACGGTTGAATTAGATCCAACGATTGGTTCTCCAGACAAAGAGAATTTTATTTTGCCTGCCCAGCAAGTTGGTGAGGAGGTTGAAGGGACCGAGAGTCGAACGACGACTGGAACTAAAGATATTGGCGACCCAGCCAAGGGAGAGGTGACTATTTATAATGGAACTTCTAATGAGAAGAAATTCGATGCCAACACAGTCATTAGTAGTACGGCCGATTTAGAGTTTACTTTAGATGATGATGTCACTGTTGCTTCTCAGAGTAGTGCCGCTGATCCACCAGGTAAAGCCGTGGTTAAGGTGACGGCGGTAGAGATTGGAACTGAGGCTAATTTAGCCTCAGGAACGGAATTCACAATCGCTAATTATGCTAAATCGGATTATGTCGCCAAAAATGAATCAGCTTTTAGTGGCGGTATGAGTCGTCAAATTCAGGCTGTTTCCAAAGAAGACCAGGAAGTTCTCCTAGCTGATTTGGAAGCCAAGTTAGAAAAAGAGGCGAGGGAAAAATTAATTTCTCAGCTTTCACCAGAAGATAAATTAGTCGAAGAATCAATTTCTACCAAGGTAGTTAGCAGTGATTACAGTCATGATGTAGGTGAGGAAATTGACAATTTGGAATTATCCTTAAAAGTTCAAGCAAAAGCCCTTATTTACACTGAGAAAGAACTTCAGGAATTAGTCGAAGATAGTGTTTTAGAATCCGTTACCGAGGGTTTTGAATATTTGCCTGAAGAAACCGAATTTTCTTTTGATTTAGGCGAAATCGATGAAGAAGGCAAGGCAATCGTAGAAGCTCACCTTAAGGCCAGGCTAATTCCCCAGCAAGATTTAGAACAAATAAGGGAAAATCTAGCTGGTAAGTATTTGCTAATAGGTGAATCTTATTTGAACAATCTTTCTAAAGTAGCCGGATTTGAAGTCGAAATTACGCCTAAATTACCTGGCCGACTGGGTACTTTTCCCAGAATCGCCAAACGAATTGAAATAATCACAGAAATTCAATGA
- a CDS encoding YtxH domain-containing protein — MSDQDHQGGFFQGLILGALIGAGAYYFLTQTEQGEEVKKQIKAKSEETLDNLAELVEDFEVKGAEFRAKAKEIQVQLEEKTKGVSKEITEEAQEKLSHIEQLRERGRKASKKFFVRNGKPLTSQAN; from the coding sequence ATGAGCGATCAAGATCATCAAGGAGGTTTTTTTCAAGGTTTGATTTTAGGCGCTTTGATTGGTGCAGGCGCCTATTATTTTCTCACCCAAACCGAACAGGGTGAAGAGGTTAAGAAACAGATTAAGGCTAAGAGTGAAGAAACTTTGGATAATTTAGCCGAGTTAGTCGAAGATTTTGAAGTCAAAGGAGCGGAATTTCGAGCTAAGGCTAAAGAAATCCAAGTTCAGCTAGAGGAAAAGACCAAAGGTGTTTCCAAAGAAATCACTGAAGAGGCTCAAGAAAAATTAAGTCATATTGAACAACTCCGGGAGCGAGGCCGAAAAGCTAGTAAGAAATTCTTTGTTCGCAACGGCAAACCCTTAACTTCACAGGCAAACTAG